In Zunongwangia profunda SM-A87, the following proteins share a genomic window:
- a CDS encoding SIR2 family protein, translating to MEEEIWKYILLNGKTNQLKVKNPVYEKGELKSIDDLKPFNKKDDEGNPVKPTLADANSEKRNIYKEFFKKPFKNLLVLSGAGSSMDVGGLSMWQLWKETEKKYKIDKKENKPEIDGFKIIREAVKFDSEEKNLESLLSHIEGYSKFVKDVEIEIGGVKKQLTVIKGEIFKLIQDKCTIPAPSDNFPHKTFLEKLLQRKQTNPRIKIFTLNYDLLFEYAATEVNAIVVDGFSFTFPRTFSGRYFDYDIVQREGSKLKEEDNFIQRVFHLHKLHGSLNWERVDSDQKVIINNNASKPLMVYPREAKYEDSYGQPFFEMMARFQKNLRKNNDTLLICIGYSFNDKHINAAIEEALNQNPGFRLASIDPGFESDNISPSLNEIKKVAKESERILLTSESFTEFAKHYPEIKTYENFNQQAINLNNG from the coding sequence ATGGAAGAAGAAATATGGAAATACATTCTCTTGAATGGAAAAACAAATCAGCTTAAAGTAAAAAATCCAGTTTACGAAAAAGGAGAATTAAAATCCATTGATGACTTAAAGCCTTTCAATAAAAAAGATGATGAAGGTAATCCAGTTAAGCCAACTTTAGCAGATGCCAACAGCGAGAAAAGAAATATTTATAAAGAATTTTTCAAAAAGCCATTTAAAAATTTACTTGTTTTGTCGGGAGCTGGTTCTTCTATGGATGTAGGCGGACTTTCAATGTGGCAACTTTGGAAAGAAACGGAAAAGAAATATAAAATCGATAAAAAGGAAAATAAACCAGAAATTGACGGTTTTAAAATTATAAGAGAAGCTGTAAAGTTTGATTCAGAAGAAAAAAACCTAGAATCATTGCTTTCCCATATTGAAGGCTATAGTAAATTCGTTAAGGACGTAGAAATAGAAATTGGAGGTGTTAAGAAACAACTAACTGTCATTAAAGGTGAAATTTTTAAGTTAATACAAGATAAATGCACTATTCCTGCACCTTCAGATAATTTTCCCCATAAAACATTTTTAGAAAAATTATTACAGCGCAAACAAACTAATCCAAGAATTAAAATATTCACACTTAACTATGACTTATTATTCGAATATGCTGCTACAGAAGTCAATGCTATAGTTGTTGACGGGTTCTCTTTTACATTTCCAAGAACATTTAGTGGCAGATATTTCGACTATGATATTGTTCAAAGAGAAGGAAGTAAATTAAAGGAAGAGGATAACTTTATTCAACGGGTTTTTCACCTTCATAAATTGCACGGTTCATTAAACTGGGAACGTGTTGATTCGGATCAAAAGGTTATAATAAATAATAATGCAAGCAAACCATTAATGGTTTATCCACGAGAAGCGAAATATGAGGATTCTTATGGTCAGCCATTTTTTGAAATGATGGCTAGATTCCAAAAAAATTTAAGAAAGAATAATGACACTTTATTAATATGCATAGGTTATAGTTTTAATGATAAACATATCAATGCAGCTATTGAAGAAGCGTTAAATCAAAACCCAGGATTTAGACTTGCTTCAATTGACCCAGGTTTTGAATCTGATAATATTTCTCCATCATTGAATGAGATTAAAAAAGTAGCTAAAGAATCTGAAAGGATTCTATTAACCTCGGAATCTTTTACTGAATTTGCTAAACACTATCCAGAAATAAAAACCTATGAGAATTTTAATCAACAAGCGATAAATTTAAATAATGGATAG
- a CDS encoding ATP-binding protein, translating into MDSKKINPFRHEYFLGYVNQVLPQYVKVHFPSSVLLNGFTHYGKEFNGGLVGSFVVIEGSKYGFLGRITELLLPESERLSLSEKAFQTSDFHPSGKIEILLSFDLYEPLTVKKGLTTYPNIGAKVFVSSGDLVQEYMSRFGLKNGEKNTQTINLGHLVSSPSIDVKVNLQSIFGRHCAVVGTTGGGKSFTVSKLIEALIETDNKAILIDATGEYNGKYCSIKNVNIGEGESVFHYSQLTIDDLFFMLKPSPRTQTPKLMEAIRSLKISALNKGKKLKHYNDEIVIDEGIIKKVNSPKKPYEVFYYRNISEIENGLADFDFTKLAKQITEECVFDNGNVWGPVSTNDVSYCVSLISRVTNLGNTPELNQVFGFQEDKKDNDITDLIDEFISDGNKDCKLLRLNLKDVKYDFQVRETLVNAVGKYLLNKARNREFENSPVVVLIDEAHQFLNKSIKDEYFESKPLDAFDSIAKECRKYGLFLCIATQMPRDIPKGTLSQMGTFIVHRLINFNDKEAISNACSTANKNTLDFLPILGEGEAVVTGVDFPMPIIMKFEKPIEEPNSETPKLKLNG; encoded by the coding sequence ATGGATAGTAAAAAAATTAATCCATTTAGACACGAGTACTTTCTTGGTTACGTAAATCAAGTTCTTCCTCAATATGTAAAAGTTCATTTTCCTTCATCTGTTTTATTAAATGGGTTTACTCATTATGGAAAAGAATTTAATGGTGGTTTAGTTGGTAGTTTTGTTGTAATAGAAGGAAGTAAATATGGATTTTTAGGAAGAATAACTGAATTATTACTTCCGGAATCAGAAAGACTTTCATTAAGTGAAAAAGCATTTCAAACTAGTGATTTTCACCCTTCAGGTAAAATAGAAATACTTTTATCCTTTGATTTATACGAACCATTAACAGTAAAAAAGGGATTAACAACTTATCCAAATATTGGAGCTAAAGTTTTTGTGAGTTCGGGGGATTTAGTTCAAGAATATATGTCGAGATTTGGTCTTAAAAATGGAGAGAAGAATACTCAAACAATCAATTTGGGTCATTTAGTTTCAAGTCCAAGTATTGATGTAAAAGTTAATTTGCAATCAATTTTTGGTAGACATTGCGCTGTTGTAGGAACAACAGGAGGAGGAAAAAGTTTTACTGTAAGTAAACTTATTGAGGCTTTAATTGAAACTGATAATAAAGCAATTTTAATAGATGCAACAGGAGAATATAATGGAAAATATTGTAGTATTAAGAATGTAAATATTGGAGAGGGAGAAAGTGTTTTTCATTATTCTCAGCTAACAATCGACGATTTATTCTTTATGCTAAAACCTTCACCTAGAACTCAGACACCTAAGCTAATGGAGGCAATTAGGTCATTGAAAATCTCAGCATTAAATAAAGGAAAAAAACTAAAGCATTATAATGATGAGATCGTGATCGATGAAGGCATTATAAAAAAAGTTAATTCTCCTAAAAAGCCTTATGAAGTTTTTTACTATCGTAATATTTCTGAAATAGAAAATGGCCTTGCAGATTTTGATTTCACAAAGCTTGCTAAACAAATAACAGAAGAATGCGTTTTTGACAATGGAAATGTTTGGGGGCCAGTTTCAACGAACGATGTTTCATATTGTGTAAGCTTAATTTCAAGAGTTACAAACTTAGGTAATACACCAGAACTTAATCAAGTGTTTGGATTTCAAGAGGATAAAAAGGATAATGATATAACTGATTTAATTGATGAATTTATATCTGATGGTAATAAAGATTGTAAACTTTTAAGATTAAACTTAAAAGACGTTAAGTATGATTTTCAGGTAAGAGAAACATTAGTTAATGCCGTTGGAAAATATTTATTAAATAAAGCAAGAAATAGAGAATTTGAAAATTCACCAGTTGTTGTTTTAATAGACGAAGCACATCAATTTTTGAATAAATCTATCAAAGATGAATACTTTGAATCCAAACCATTAGATGCATTTGATTCTATAGCGAAAGAATGTAGAAAATATGGCTTGTTTTTATGCATTGCCACTCAAATGCCAAGAGATATTCCTAAGGGTACTTTAAGTCAAATGGGAACTTTTATAGTCCATAGATTAATAAATTTTAATGATAAAGAAGCTATTAGTAATGCTTGTAGTACTGCTAATAAGAATACATTGGATTTCTTGCCAATTCTCGGAGAAGGAGAAGCAGTTGTAACTGGTGTAGATTTTCCAATGCCTATCATTATGAAATTTGAAAAACCAATAGAAGAACCAAATTCAGAAACACCAAAATTGAAATTAAATGGATAG
- a CDS encoding coiled-coil domain-containing protein yields the protein MRKIYAPLLTLAVLITSCTSVLDNKIESSTIESNVQQIKEKNPELDTLKLEILESLVTFNQGREAYIAELEEKMDDSDYSLEKMIVSEETFNEQIDNLFNYLKAQEISFNKLFSEIDTVNAINNRFDIEAQDIHKEIDDFCNEKQKEIDGREEKAKEIKAELNSMVDLKIISIRETERDYRDIVEVKIKMTNKISEPIEAISFNIEITDKLGNKLATLRCRSNDRFVKSDIGYWTYGRWDQSDTYKALKNTKLSHISTKQEITKINHGGKLISAYDNMDDLLVINYEYNSPEKLYGYCPYLEDTDDLKIELEKLKKKKEKEIERSTPIINKYQTITSKLIDFSKMFN from the coding sequence ATGAGGAAAATTTATGCTCCCCTATTGACATTAGCTGTTCTAATTACTTCTTGTACATCAGTACTTGACAACAAAATTGAATCATCAACAATTGAGTCTAATGTCCAACAGATAAAGGAAAAAAATCCAGAATTGGATACACTAAAATTAGAGATTTTGGAAAGTTTAGTAACTTTCAACCAAGGAAGAGAGGCTTACATCGCTGAACTTGAAGAAAAAATGGACGACTCAGATTATTCTTTGGAAAAAATGATTGTTTCCGAAGAAACATTTAACGAACAAATAGATAACCTATTTAATTATTTAAAGGCTCAAGAAATATCATTTAATAAACTGTTTTCTGAAATTGACACAGTAAATGCAATAAATAATAGATTTGATATTGAAGCTCAAGATATTCATAAGGAAATTGATGATTTCTGTAATGAAAAACAAAAAGAAATTGATGGAAGAGAGGAAAAAGCCAAAGAAATAAAGGCTGAACTTAACTCAATGGTGGATTTGAAAATCATTAGTATCAGGGAAACGGAACGCGATTATCGAGATATTGTGGAAGTTAAAATAAAGATGACAAACAAAATATCTGAACCTATAGAAGCTATAAGTTTTAATATTGAAATTACAGATAAGCTTGGGAATAAATTGGCAACTTTACGTTGTCGCTCAAATGACAGATTCGTCAAATCTGATATTGGATATTGGACTTATGGAAGATGGGACCAGTCAGACACTTATAAAGCTTTAAAAAACACAAAGCTTTCTCACATCTCAACTAAACAAGAAATAACAAAAATTAACCATGGTGGCAAATTGATTTCTGCATATGATAATATGGACGATTTATTGGTGATAAATTATGAATACAACTCTCCTGAAAAATTATATGGTTATTGTCCTTATTTGGAAGATACAGATGATTTGAAAATTGAACTTGAAAAACTAAAAAAGAAAAAAGAAAAAGAAATTGAGAGATCCACTCCAATAATCAATAAATACCAAACGATTACATCTAAGTTAATTGACTTTTCAAAGATGTTTAATTAA
- a CDS encoding IS3 family transposase (programmed frameshift), translated as MLVITLAIMRRKSKHYTLEFKQKAVELSYAKGNVKQVCEDLDIFPSVLYRWRRELKDYGNNSFPGRGNPKMTDEEKEIARLKKALKEAELERDNLKKGHQHLLRERQEKYRFIKQHLMRFPVETMCKILKVSKSGYYHWLQSGPSKLWLENQKVTGLIKSIFKDSFQSYGSPRIKTELETLGYKISKPRVARIMSANYLFAKRKRKFKATTYSQHNYPIAPNLLNQNFEVSRQDQVWVSDITYIKTKQGWLYLTVIIDLFNRKVVGWALSDNLSTEDTIIKAWHMAIKKTTLTQSLIFHSDRGIQYASHKFTSLIKSYNGLVNQSMSRKGNCWDNAIAESFFKSLKVEWVYRHNYKLRSEAELSIFGWIETWYNNRRRHSFLGNRTIREFELDMYNLKLAA; from the exons TTGCTAGTTATTACCTTAGCAATTATGAGAAGAAAATCTAAACATTACACCTTAGAATTTAAACAAAAAGCAGTCGAGTTAAGTTATGCTAAAGGCAATGTAAAACAAGTATGTGAAGACTTGGATATATTTCCATCTGTACTTTACCGTTGGCGTAGAGAGTTAAAAGATTACGGTAACAACAGTTTCCCTGGCCGTGGTAATCCTAAAATGACCGATGAAGAAAAAGAGATAGCCCGATTAAAAAAGGCATTAAAAGAAGCCGAGTTAGAACGAGACA ATCTTAAAAAAGGCCATCAGCATCTTCTCCGCGAGCGACAAGAAAAATACAGGTTTATAAAACAACACCTTATGAGATTTCCTGTCGAGACGATGTGTAAAATATTGAAAGTAAGCAAAAGTGGCTATTACCATTGGTTACAATCGGGACCAAGTAAATTATGGTTAGAAAATCAAAAGGTAACTGGGCTTATTAAATCTATATTTAAAGATAGCTTTCAAAGCTATGGTTCACCTAGAATAAAAACAGAACTAGAGACATTAGGCTATAAAATATCAAAGCCTAGAGTTGCACGTATTATGAGTGCTAATTATTTGTTTGCAAAACGAAAACGTAAGTTTAAAGCAACCACATATAGTCAACATAATTACCCCATAGCTCCTAATTTATTAAACCAAAACTTTGAAGTAAGCCGACAGGATCAAGTTTGGGTAAGCGATATAACCTATATCAAAACCAAACAGGGCTGGTTATACCTTACTGTCATTATTGATTTGTTTAACCGCAAAGTTGTTGGATGGGCTCTAAGCGATAATCTAAGTACAGAAGACACTATTATTAAGGCTTGGCATATGGCTATAAAGAAAACTACTTTAACCCAGTCTTTAATTTTTCATTCCGACCGAGGTATACAATATGCCAGCCATAAGTTTACCTCATTAATTAAAAGTTACAATGGCTTAGTAAACCAATCTATGAGCAGAAAAGGTAATTGCTGGGATAATGCCATTGCTGAATCGTTCTTTAAATCATTAAAGGTAGAATGGGTTTATAGGCACAATTATAAGTTGAGATCTGAAGCGGAGTTATCCATCTTTGGATGGATAGAAACTTGGTATAATAATAGAAGAAGACATTCCTTTTTAGGAAATAGAACTATAAGAGAATTTGAATTAGACATGTATAACCTTAAACTAGCAGCGTAG
- a CDS encoding outer membrane beta-barrel family protein, whose product MNKRFKQSFIMLGINTNIDNSDFERRNESEYIFYDSDQEDIYRNQIIRGGAKNNNSSAFVNFRSPIIEKLLFYGISYNYAINLDDSENLAYDYDEESDQFQKLNEDQSTSFDNHTATHKPALNISYQTESFNFSIDAGYSLADLKSTDRIRDFSFDNNFNAFEGSARLNYYLSKTSNLGLNYNLSNQIPSIYTLTPYRNISNPLYIVEGNPNLDLTKRHNLNLSYNTNNMDKQLYFNGSLSGDYTVDPVQSQTTISNDLVRFTTYSNMKDEYRVSANASMNKSFKLDSISQLGVNFYLNAGHNKNYRFTDGTLYKATSQNYNLGPSVNISNQSLRLRLSYSMNLQVAKYDLETIKDQRIYRNSVNLSGFVKFFKDFEWNNDFRYSTNPQVDQDRFDAHIFFWNSSVSYKFLKNDFGLITLKAYDILNENTNVFQYSGADAITSSESTTLTQYFMLSFSYRFDSFHKNGKSHPR is encoded by the coding sequence ATTAATAAAAGATTTAAGCAATCATTCATTATGCTGGGAATCAATACTAATATCGATAATTCAGATTTTGAAAGAAGGAATGAATCAGAATATATTTTTTATGATTCAGATCAGGAAGATATCTATCGAAATCAGATAATAAGAGGAGGGGCTAAAAATAATAATTCCAGCGCTTTCGTAAACTTTAGATCTCCAATTATTGAAAAGCTGCTTTTCTACGGAATTTCATACAATTATGCTATCAATTTAGATGACTCAGAGAATCTGGCTTATGATTATGATGAAGAATCCGACCAGTTCCAGAAGCTTAATGAAGACCAGAGTACAAGTTTCGATAATCACACAGCGACCCATAAACCCGCTTTAAATATTAGTTACCAGACTGAAAGCTTTAACTTTTCTATCGATGCCGGTTATTCTTTAGCAGATCTGAAAAGTACAGACAGAATTAGAGATTTTAGTTTTGATAATAACTTTAATGCTTTTGAGGGGAGTGCGAGACTGAATTACTATTTGAGTAAAACTTCAAATTTAGGACTAAACTATAACCTGTCTAATCAAATTCCCTCAATTTATACTTTAACACCTTATAGAAATATTTCGAATCCCCTGTATATTGTAGAAGGAAATCCAAATCTGGACTTAACAAAACGTCACAATCTAAACTTAAGTTACAACACCAATAATATGGATAAGCAGCTTTATTTTAATGGCAGCTTAAGCGGTGATTATACCGTAGATCCTGTGCAATCGCAAACCACGATTAGCAATGATTTGGTGCGATTTACAACTTATAGTAATATGAAGGACGAGTATAGAGTTTCAGCAAACGCATCAATGAATAAGAGTTTTAAATTGGATTCTATTAGTCAGCTTGGCGTGAACTTTTACCTTAATGCAGGCCACAACAAGAATTACAGATTTACTGATGGAACCTTATACAAAGCTACCAGTCAAAATTATAATTTAGGTCCGTCAGTTAATATTTCCAACCAATCTTTAAGATTGAGATTAAGCTACAGTATGAATCTACAAGTCGCCAAATACGATTTAGAAACTATAAAAGATCAGCGTATCTACCGAAATTCTGTGAACTTAAGTGGTTTTGTTAAATTCTTTAAAGACTTTGAATGGAATAATGATTTTAGGTATTCTACCAATCCACAGGTAGATCAGGATCGTTTTGATGCCCATATTTTCTTCTGGAATTCTTCGGTATCTTATAAATTTCTTAAAAATGATTTTGGATTGATCACGCTTAAAGCTTACGATATTTTAAACGAAAACACCAATGTATTTCAGTATTCTGGAGCAGATGCTATTACGTCATCAGAGTCTACCACACTTACCCAATACTTTATGCTGAGTTTTAGCTACAGATTCGATTCTTTTCATAAAAATGGCAAGAGTCATCCCCGCTAG
- a CDS encoding outer membrane beta-barrel protein — translation MFKKLLVLATVFFSISLSAQKFEISGKLIDKESKAPLEAATVFAESIRDSTLVTYTITDKDGEYSLIGRTSLEEVNVFVSFVGYIPYEQRVSLKNDRIIKLNPIELEFQIESLGDVLVKARRAPVTIKKDTLEFNAESFATKKDATVEDLLKELPGVEVDAEGNITVNGKPVNKILVNGKSFFGGDDPTIATRNLTKEMISKIQVSDTKSDSDAFTGEASSGENKTINITIDEDKNKGVFGRLSGGGGTDDRFEYAGLVNYFDNDLQISALGGGNNINSPGFSFGEIEKMFGGARSISVSSTGAFSVNGRSFGFGSGIINSRTGGLNFADSWGKTSEISADYFYSGSNNYEETQRERENIFPDSRYFTESYSKTEGNTDRHQANMKFTTKPDTTWFIDAMPSFSYTKAENSYESNSQSFNENGDLINQSESDNQTFRDGKTFGGNFNVNKKWNNGSSLSLRVNGNLENNDSESFILTSAETFGDDGELTDRNQYTDGKQENNNVNSTLRYRLPVIKDKFFLNSQMGYGNDSRDDKQYVYDLNNASGDFEDFNVEQSTDFENVNEFYRPELGMDWNTEKINVGLGVGYVHRELTSSDNLRDFNFSQDFDALEYDFNFSYRINQKMSIYSYVSRRNDAPGVRQLSPYIDISDPLNIVQGNPDLKPSNETNFYINFNNYDFQTRSGLYAYISFSKFDDQVVSRSEVDNNFVRYTTYDNVDGSYRAYGNISYSKDIELDTLSSLKVGLGLYSNLQRSVNYNNDQMYNRDSRLVGPTLNLTYKLGDFLELRPGYNMRFNTVEFDINSFEDYRFTRHEFRLRTITNWPENLEWQNDLTYFNNPNVGQAFQQSTVLWNSTLTYSILDNKGNISLKAFDLLNQNTNTQRQSELNYVEDVQSTVLQQYFMLGFSYKFNTLGKKGEIRDRNFFF, via the coding sequence ATGTTCAAAAAATTACTGGTACTGGCCACAGTATTCTTTAGTATTTCATTATCTGCACAGAAATTTGAAATTTCCGGAAAATTAATTGATAAAGAAAGTAAGGCGCCTCTGGAAGCAGCCACGGTTTTTGCGGAATCGATTAGGGATAGTACTCTTGTAACCTATACCATTACCGATAAGGATGGAGAATATAGCCTAATAGGCAGAACCTCGCTGGAAGAAGTAAATGTGTTTGTTTCTTTTGTAGGATACATTCCATACGAGCAAAGAGTAAGTTTAAAAAATGACAGGATCATAAAGCTTAATCCTATAGAACTCGAATTTCAGATAGAATCCCTTGGTGATGTTTTGGTGAAAGCCAGGCGAGCTCCGGTTACTATCAAAAAAGATACCTTAGAATTTAATGCCGAATCTTTTGCCACCAAAAAAGATGCAACGGTAGAAGATTTATTAAAAGAACTTCCCGGGGTAGAAGTCGATGCTGAAGGAAATATTACCGTTAACGGAAAGCCGGTAAATAAAATACTGGTAAACGGCAAGTCGTTTTTTGGCGGTGACGATCCTACTATCGCTACCCGAAACCTAACCAAGGAAATGATTAGTAAAATTCAGGTTTCCGATACAAAATCAGATTCTGATGCCTTTACCGGAGAAGCTAGTAGCGGAGAAAATAAAACCATAAACATCACTATAGACGAAGATAAGAATAAGGGTGTTTTTGGTCGGTTATCTGGTGGAGGCGGAACAGATGATCGTTTTGAATATGCTGGCCTGGTAAATTATTTTGATAACGATTTGCAAATAAGTGCACTTGGCGGGGGAAATAATATTAATTCTCCCGGTTTTAGCTTTGGAGAGATCGAAAAAATGTTTGGAGGTGCCAGAAGTATAAGTGTATCGAGCACGGGAGCATTTAGCGTTAACGGGCGTAGTTTTGGATTTGGCAGCGGAATTATAAATTCTAGAACCGGCGGACTTAATTTCGCGGATTCCTGGGGTAAGACTTCAGAAATTTCAGCAGATTATTTTTATTCGGGGTCCAATAATTATGAAGAAACCCAGAGGGAAAGGGAAAATATCTTTCCTGATAGTCGATATTTTACCGAAAGTTACTCTAAAACCGAAGGAAATACAGATCGCCATCAGGCTAATATGAAGTTTACCACCAAGCCGGATACTACCTGGTTTATAGATGCTATGCCCTCTTTTAGCTATACGAAGGCCGAAAATAGTTATGAAAGTAACTCGCAGTCTTTTAATGAAAATGGGGACTTAATTAACCAATCTGAAAGTGATAACCAAACATTTAGAGATGGGAAGACTTTTGGGGGGAATTTTAATGTTAATAAAAAATGGAACAACGGCTCTTCACTTTCATTGCGGGTTAATGGTAATTTAGAAAATAATGACTCAGAGTCTTTTATACTAACTTCCGCAGAAACCTTTGGAGATGATGGGGAATTGACTGATAGAAATCAATATACCGATGGAAAACAGGAAAACAATAACGTAAATTCTACCTTACGCTATAGGTTACCTGTTATAAAAGATAAGTTTTTTCTGAATTCTCAAATGGGATATGGAAATGATTCCAGAGATGATAAGCAATATGTTTATGATCTAAATAACGCTTCTGGAGATTTTGAAGATTTTAATGTCGAGCAAAGCACAGATTTCGAAAATGTAAATGAATTTTACCGTCCCGAGCTTGGAATGGATTGGAATACAGAGAAGATAAATGTAGGCCTTGGAGTAGGGTATGTGCATAGAGAGTTAACCAGTAGCGATAACCTTAGGGACTTCAATTTCTCACAGGATTTTGACGCTCTAGAATATGATTTCAATTTCAGTTATAGGATCAATCAAAAAATGAGTATATATTCCTATGTTTCCAGAAGAAATGATGCACCGGGAGTACGACAACTATCCCCATACATTGATATTTCAGATCCATTAAATATCGTTCAGGGAAATCCCGATCTTAAACCTTCTAATGAAACAAATTTTTATATAAACTTCAATAATTATGATTTTCAAACCCGTAGTGGTCTTTACGCGTATATAAGTTTTTCTAAATTTGATGATCAGGTCGTTTCAAGATCTGAGGTAGATAACAATTTTGTGCGCTATACTACCTATGATAATGTAGACGGAAGTTACAGGGCTTACGGAAATATTAGTTATAGTAAGGATATTGAGCTTGATACTTTATCCAGTTTAAAAGTAGGTTTAGGCCTTTACAGTAATTTACAACGAAGCGTAAATTACAATAACGATCAAATGTACAATCGTGATTCCAGGTTAGTAGGTCCTACTTTAAATTTGACTTATAAGTTGGGGGACTTTTTGGAACTGCGTCCCGGATATAATATGAGGTTCAATACGGTAGAATTTGATATTAATTCTTTCGAAGATTACCGGTTTACCAGACATGAATTTCGTCTTCGAACAATTACCAACTGGCCGGAAAATCTGGAGTGGCAAAACGATCTTACGTATTTTAATAATCCAAACGTAGGGCAGGCTTTTCAACAATCTACAGTACTCTGGAACAGTACACTTACCTATTCCATACTGGATAATAAAGGAAATATAAGTTTAAAAGCTTTTGATTTATTGAATCAAAACACCAATACTCAGCGTCAATCAGAATTGAATTATGTTGAAGATGTTCAAAGTACGGTACTCCAGCAATATTTTATGCTGGGCTTTAGTTATAAGTTTAATACTCTGGGTAAAAAAGGAGAGATTAGAGATAGAAATTTCTTTTTTTAA
- a CDS encoding mechanosensitive ion channel family protein, giving the protein MAKSFDIEKSLESLVDKLSGWLNSLIVNLPNIILAVLVFILFIFTAKWIGKFVNRLLIRKVKQDSIREITIKVLKAIIILTGFFVALGLLNLNKLLTSILAGAGVIGLAVGLALQGPLNNSFSGVILSFLPELQIGDWVETNGYAGTVVEINLRSIKVRQSDNNFVVIPNSKIVNDAFKNYSRTERSRIFVNCGVHYSSDLEMVKKLTTDTIAELFPQNGEEEVEFLYNEFADSSINFTVRFWTDARKNFDILAAQSRAIIAIKKAFDNNDINIPFPIRTIDFSNNLSLDQSKETDKD; this is encoded by the coding sequence ATGGCAAAAAGCTTTGATATTGAAAAATCATTAGAGTCCCTGGTTGATAAACTAAGTGGATGGCTTAATAGCCTTATCGTGAACCTGCCAAATATTATTTTGGCAGTTCTCGTTTTTATACTTTTCATATTTACCGCAAAATGGATTGGAAAGTTTGTAAACCGACTTTTAATCAGAAAAGTTAAGCAAGACTCTATCCGGGAAATTACTATTAAGGTCCTGAAAGCGATTATTATCCTAACTGGTTTTTTTGTCGCATTAGGGCTTCTTAATCTCAATAAGTTACTTACTTCCATACTTGCGGGAGCGGGAGTGATTGGACTGGCGGTTGGTTTAGCATTGCAGGGACCACTAAACAATAGTTTTTCTGGCGTTATTTTAAGTTTTTTACCCGAATTACAAATAGGAGATTGGGTAGAAACAAACGGTTATGCCGGTACCGTAGTTGAAATTAACTTAAGAAGTATAAAAGTTAGACAGTCTGATAACAACTTTGTGGTGATCCCAAATTCAAAAATTGTAAATGATGCTTTTAAAAATTACAGCAGGACGGAACGTTCTCGGATTTTTGTAAACTGTGGTGTACACTATAGTTCAGATCTGGAAATGGTGAAAAAGTTAACCACAGATACGATTGCAGAATTATTCCCACAGAACGGTGAAGAAGAAGTGGAATTTCTTTATAATGAATTTGCCGACAGCTCGATTAATTTCACGGTACGATTCTGGACCGATGCCAGGAAAAATTTCGACATTCTTGCAGCACAAAGCAGGGCTATTATCGCTATTAAAAAAGCTTTTGATAACAATGATATTAATATACCTTTCCCAATAAGAACTATTGATTTTTCGAATAATTTAAGTTTAGATCAAAGCAAAGAAACTGATAAGGATTAA
- a CDS encoding Dps family protein: MNYLGLDKEKIALTVDELNILLADYHLYYQKLRNFHWNVIGKNFFDLHEKFEEMYDDAKLKVDEIAERVLTLRFQPTSNFSEYLKMSNLEESISELTDYEMIEQLIKDHGVILSQMRKVIKAADAAGDEGTIDLVGAYIRELEKTSWMLDAWKMKTTETHKAIPAK; encoded by the coding sequence ATGAATTATTTAGGATTAGACAAGGAAAAGATAGCTTTAACTGTAGATGAGTTAAACATTTTACTGGCTGATTATCATTTATACTATCAAAAGTTAAGAAACTTTCACTGGAATGTAATCGGCAAAAATTTCTTCGATTTACATGAAAAATTTGAAGAAATGTACGATGATGCTAAACTGAAAGTAGATGAGATTGCAGAGCGTGTGTTAACTTTACGTTTTCAACCTACAAGTAATTTTAGTGAGTATTTAAAAATGTCGAATTTAGAAGAATCCATTTCTGAACTTACCGACTACGAAATGATTGAGCAACTTATAAAAGATCATGGAGTTATCTTATCACAAATGCGAAAAGTAATAAAAGCGGCTGATGCTGCCGGTGACGAGGGGACCATAGATTTGGTAGGTGCTTACATCAGGGAACTTGAAAAAACCAGCTGGATGTTGGATGCATGGAAAATGAAAACTACCGAAACGCATAAAGCTATTCCTGCTAAATAA